One genomic segment of Brevibacillus laterosporus LMG 15441 includes these proteins:
- a CDS encoding PP2C family protein-serine/threonine phosphatase, with translation MSILVVDDNPINLTIIEKILNSEGYTDIKLLHSAYELFDYLQIDAPHKIHRSVDLILLDLMMPEIDGIEACRRIQQNDELKHIPIIFVTAMGDSFKMAEALHVGANDYVMKPINKIELMARIRVALRLKHESDWHRERDKVIQSELQLAKQVQRSVLSHPIHNERIQISAAYLPTFELAGDMYSWIPIDEKRYGVILLDMMGHGIAASLVCMYISSVLRDTITKITDPEQVIQELNRYMYQLNSTERFLQYYFTAIYLVIDTEKRTVEYVNAGHPKGIMIVDDVTVHYLDKGSCAVGFFSEIEVQKTVIAYKKSMQMVLYTDGLLEMLENTVDDGTEIMKTALFNHPLTPEQLVENILPPEAREHQHDDMCLLMIRANE, from the coding sequence ATGAGCATTCTCGTCGTGGATGACAATCCGATTAATCTCACCATAATTGAAAAGATATTAAACAGTGAAGGATATACAGATATTAAGCTCCTGCATTCAGCCTACGAGCTTTTTGACTATCTGCAAATAGATGCGCCACATAAAATTCATCGCAGTGTGGATCTCATATTGCTTGATCTCATGATGCCAGAAATAGACGGCATTGAAGCCTGTCGCCGCATTCAGCAAAATGACGAATTAAAGCATATCCCGATTATTTTTGTTACAGCTATGGGTGACTCGTTTAAAATGGCAGAGGCTCTTCATGTAGGTGCAAATGATTATGTAATGAAGCCGATTAATAAAATTGAATTAATGGCGCGTATTCGTGTTGCTTTGCGTTTAAAGCACGAAAGCGACTGGCATCGAGAACGTGATAAGGTCATCCAAAGTGAGCTTCAGCTTGCTAAACAAGTACAACGAAGCGTGTTAAGCCATCCAATCCATAATGAACGGATTCAGATTAGCGCTGCCTATCTGCCTACCTTTGAACTAGCTGGAGATATGTATTCCTGGATACCTATTGATGAAAAGCGCTATGGCGTGATCCTATTAGATATGATGGGCCATGGAATTGCGGCTTCTCTGGTTTGTATGTATATTTCATCTGTTCTGCGTGATACCATTACGAAAATTACTGACCCAGAACAAGTCATTCAGGAGTTAAACAGATACATGTATCAGTTAAACAGCACAGAGCGCTTCCTTCAATACTATTTCACCGCCATTTACCTAGTCATTGATACCGAAAAAAGGACTGTAGAATACGTCAATGCTGGACATCCAAAGGGGATCATGATCGTAGACGATGTAACGGTTCATTATTTGGATAAAGGAAGTTGTGCCGTCGGTTTCTTCTCAGAAATTGAGGTACAAAAAACGGTGATTGCGTACAAGAAGAGCATGCAAATGGTGTTATACACGGACGGTCTTTTAGAAATGCTGGAAAATACCGTAGATGATGGGACAGAAATCATGAAGACAGCGCTTTTCAATCACCCCCTAACTCCTGAACAACTGGTAGAAAATATTTTACCTCCTGAAGCTAGGGAGCATCAGCATGATGATATGTGCCTGCTAATGATTCGTGCTAACGAATAA